A genomic window from Sorex araneus isolate mSorAra2 chromosome 2, mSorAra2.pri, whole genome shotgun sequence includes:
- the C2H18orf32 gene encoding UPF0729 protein C18orf32 homolog encodes MVCIPCIVIPVLLWVYKKFLEPYIYPLVSPVISRIWTRKEVPQINDKGKGDYKGAAINELPAKGSTEICDKKKY; translated from the exons ATGGTGTGCATTCCCTGCATCGTCATTCCAGTGCTGCTCTGGGTCTACAAAAAGTTCCTGGAGCCGTACATCTACCCTCTGGTGTCCCCTGTGATTAGTCGGATATGGACTCGGAAAGAAGTACCGCAAATCAATGACAAAGGCAAAGGGGACTATAAG ggTGCAGCTATAAACGAATTACCAGCAAAGGGATCAACAGAAATCtgtgataaaaagaaatattaa
- the RPL17 gene encoding 60S ribosomal protein L17, with product MVRYSLDPENPTKSCKSRGSNLRVHFKNTRETAQAIKGMHIRKATKYLKDVTLQKQCVPFRRYNGGVGRCAQAKQWGWTQGRWPKKSAEFLLHMLKNAESNAELKGLDVDSLVIEHIQVNKAPKMRRRTYRAHGRINPYMSSPCHIEMILTEKEQIVPKPEEEVAQKKKISQKKLKKQKLMARE from the exons ATGGTGCGCTACTCGCTGGACCCCGAGAACCCGACGAAAT CATGCAAGTCCCGGGGCTCGAACCTTCGCGTGCACTTCAAG AACACTCGGGAAACGGCTCAGGCCATCAAGGGCATGCACATCAGAAAGGCCACTAAGTATTTGAAGGATGTCACTCTGCAGAAGCAGTGTGTGCCCTTCCGGCGTTACAACGGTGGCGTTGGGAGGTGTGCCCAG GCCAAGCAGTGGGGCTGGACGCAGGGTCGTTGGCCCAAAAAGAGTGCTGAATTCTTACTGCACATGCTTAAGAATGCAGAGAGTAATGCTGAACTCAAG GGTTTAGATGTAGATTCTCTGGTCATTGAGCATATCCAGGTGAACAAAGCACCCAAGATGCGCCGCAGGACTTACAGGGCTCATGGGCGAATTAACCCCTACATGAGCTCTCCTTGCCACATTGAGATGATTCTTACTGAAAAAGAACAGATTGTTCCTAAACCTGAAGAGGAAGTTGCACAGAAGAAAAAG ATATCACAGAAGAAACTGAAGAAGCAAAAACTTATGGCCCGGGAATAA